One genomic region from uncultured Subdoligranulum sp. encodes:
- a CDS encoding toll/interleukin-1 receptor domain-containing protein: protein MSEPFCVFVGFAAEDRYTIAEPIVYHLKNYGISTWYDRQKLLLGDNRTEKNLIDGAGRSTYACIIISENTEDSICAMEEFAIIGERFFRKEITVFPILYELSPSKIPKDLYWVKDIIFKEANRSSGTRDICNHIACKITGDVLSTYTIKRVEDIISVGANLLSAPIAALFYSYLQIDQSNLNGRIAILYSIFLVMTNSKKLPDNPPMHIVNCVYNRLFSEAKLNLPIDYRELWLLENCICILVNQYLEDDTESKI, encoded by the coding sequence ATGAGTGAGCCCTTTTGTGTCTTTGTCGGTTTTGCTGCAGAAGATCGGTATACTATCGCAGAGCCGATAGTATACCATCTAAAAAACTACGGAATCTCCACTTGGTATGACCGTCAAAAATTATTGCTTGGCGATAATCGTACAGAAAAGAATCTCATTGATGGAGCCGGAAGATCCACTTATGCTTGCATCATCATAAGTGAAAATACCGAAGACTCTATTTGTGCTATGGAGGAATTCGCCATTATTGGGGAGAGGTTCTTTCGTAAAGAAATAACAGTATTCCCAATACTATATGAATTGTCACCTTCGAAAATTCCAAAAGATTTGTATTGGGTAAAAGATATTATTTTCAAAGAAGCTAATAGAAGTTCTGGAACAAGGGATATTTGCAACCATATTGCGTGTAAAATAACTGGGGATGTTCTAAGTACATACACAATAAAACGAGTAGAGGATATCATTTCCGTCGGCGCAAACTTACTCTCAGCTCCAATAGCAGCACTCTTTTATAGCTATCTCCAAATCGACCAATCCAATCTCAATGGTCGGATTGCAATACTATATTCAATTTTTCTCGTAATGACCAATTCGAAAAAGTTGCCTGATAATCCCCCTATGCATATCGTGAACTGTGTGTATAATCGCTTGTTCTCTGAAGCAAAACTCAATTTGCCAATTGACTATAGAGAATTATGGCTTTTGGAAAATTGTATATGTATACTTGTAAATCAGTATTTGGAGGATGATACGGAATCCAAAATCTGA
- a CDS encoding ATP-dependent DNA helicase: MTGYEMAHQQAEQLFRTVLPSQGMAVREGQIQLCHAMLDALFGRETALCDAGVGLGKTYAYLAAAILWQNQKPLAMRKSIVLSTASVALQDAILKEYIPFLSSALLQYGFIHKPILAVLRKGKERYACDLRLRSRQQQIALRGERFARRLATLQEANTCLDLDQIAGLSRYDRRRICVPQRCTRDCIGKNHCRYQNYLQVAKDPAIRFQVCNHNYLLADASHRQNGWKPLLQDYSALIIDEAHRLPESNQQMNTRALTLQDLQALADRLQKERLTELTQRLRRSVQRLAEAFALRHESRNDSVPFASDAQQLHVMADLEQALRGCGHTGDSGIDQTARRLENLVHLFLAHQPDQIAYIQYSSGAGQQGAQFAGLYTVPDDLPHCLYSALWRREKPAILTSGTLAAGQDFAHSKRQLGLEASVPVRTLQVPSPFAYAENGLLLFPRPPTKHRRRVVTNEQLTSQIEQLVLAAHGHTLVLFTSYDQMGHVYEQLEGKLPVPLFKAPRGGQWFVEQFKRCNNAVLLAGGPCWEGVDFPGDMVSLLVIARLPFPVPDPVREAQRQQYPDLHSYIQAEIVPEMQQKLRQGFGRAIRTEADSCVVAILDPRAAPGGRYHQVVLNALPEGIPVTTKIEDIEPFLRAHKSPDYFLTNSNHN, translated from the coding sequence ATGACCGGGTACGAAATGGCGCACCAGCAAGCAGAACAGCTTTTCCGAACTGTGCTGCCTTCTCAGGGTATGGCGGTACGGGAAGGGCAAATCCAGCTCTGCCACGCCATGCTGGATGCACTGTTTGGCAGGGAAACGGCCCTCTGCGATGCCGGCGTCGGCCTGGGAAAGACCTATGCCTATCTGGCAGCCGCCATCCTGTGGCAGAATCAAAAGCCGCTTGCCATGCGAAAGTCCATTGTCCTCTCCACTGCCAGCGTGGCATTGCAGGATGCAATCTTGAAAGAATACATCCCGTTCCTGTCATCCGCTCTTTTGCAGTACGGTTTTATCCACAAGCCGATCCTTGCCGTGCTGCGAAAAGGAAAAGAGCGGTACGCCTGCGACCTGCGTCTCCGCAGCCGCCAACAACAGATCGCCCTGAGGGGTGAACGGTTTGCGCGGCGGCTGGCCACCTTACAGGAGGCCAATACCTGCCTGGACCTGGACCAGATCGCGGGGCTGTCGCGCTATGACCGGCGCAGGATCTGCGTGCCGCAACGCTGTACCAGGGATTGCATTGGGAAAAACCACTGCCGGTACCAGAACTACCTTCAGGTGGCGAAAGACCCTGCCATCCGGTTCCAGGTGTGCAACCACAATTACCTGCTGGCAGACGCATCCCACCGCCAAAACGGCTGGAAGCCGCTGCTCCAGGATTACAGTGCGCTGATCATTGATGAGGCGCACCGCCTGCCGGAGTCCAACCAGCAGATGAACACACGCGCTTTGACGCTGCAGGATCTGCAGGCTCTTGCAGACCGCTTGCAAAAGGAGCGCCTGACAGAGCTGACTCAGCGGCTCCGCAGGAGTGTGCAACGGTTAGCTGAAGCGTTTGCATTGCGCCATGAATCGCGGAACGACAGCGTTCCGTTTGCATCGGATGCACAGCAGCTCCACGTAATGGCAGATCTTGAACAGGCACTGCGGGGATGCGGCCACACAGGCGACAGCGGTATCGACCAGACCGCCCGGCGGTTGGAAAACCTCGTCCATCTGTTCCTTGCCCACCAGCCTGACCAGATTGCCTATATCCAATATAGCAGTGGAGCAGGGCAGCAGGGCGCACAGTTTGCAGGACTGTATACGGTTCCCGACGATTTACCGCACTGCCTGTACAGCGCCCTTTGGCGGCGGGAAAAACCTGCCATCCTAACCTCCGGCACCCTGGCGGCGGGGCAGGATTTCGCACACAGTAAACGTCAGTTGGGATTGGAAGCCAGCGTGCCGGTGCGAACACTCCAAGTTCCATCCCCGTTTGCCTACGCCGAGAACGGCCTGCTTCTGTTTCCGCGCCCGCCAACCAAACACCGGCGCAGGGTAGTCACCAACGAGCAGCTGACCAGCCAAATCGAACAGCTCGTCCTTGCCGCCCACGGCCATACGCTGGTGCTGTTCACCTCGTATGACCAGATGGGTCATGTGTATGAGCAGTTGGAAGGGAAACTGCCGGTGCCGCTGTTCAAGGCCCCACGAGGCGGGCAGTGGTTTGTGGAGCAGTTCAAACGCTGCAACAATGCCGTGCTGCTGGCCGGCGGCCCCTGCTGGGAGGGCGTGGACTTCCCCGGCGATATGGTGTCACTACTCGTAATCGCGCGGCTGCCCTTCCCGGTGCCGGACCCGGTACGGGAAGCCCAGCGGCAGCAATACCCAGACCTGCACAGCTACATTCAGGCCGAGATCGTACCGGAAATGCAGCAGAAGCTGCGGCAGGGCTTTGGCCGTGCTATCCGCACCGAGGCCGACAGCTGCGTGGTAGCCATCCTCGACCCGCGGGCCGCGCCCGGCGGGCGCTACCACCAGGTCGTGCTAAATGCGCTGCCGGAGGGCATCCCGGTCACAACCAAAATTGAGGACATCGAACCATTCCTTCGGGCACACAAAAGCCCGGATTATTTTTTGACCAATTCCAATCACAATTAA
- a CDS encoding recombinase family protein, which translates to MHQKKDRALFYPRAWVYVRSRDRHRLAEQKLNTLQAAQQQGFEIVGVSEDRCGRHSIWRPGLFAMLRAVRARLVDVVVVPRLSRLAVHRQWLGWLLRMFHKRGVTVVTTEYELRYDLYRHGLDGVLL; encoded by the coding sequence TTGCATCAGAAAAAAGACCGGGCGTTGTTCTATCCCCGCGCCTGGGTTTATGTCAGATCGAGGGATCGTCACCGGCTGGCGGAACAGAAACTGAATACGCTCCAGGCGGCTCAGCAGCAGGGGTTCGAGATCGTCGGCGTCAGTGAGGACCGGTGCGGACGGCACAGTATCTGGCGGCCGGGGCTATTTGCCATGCTACGGGCGGTGCGCGCACGCCTGGTGGACGTCGTGGTTGTACCGCGCCTGTCCCGGCTGGCTGTTCATCGGCAATGGTTGGGTTGGCTGCTGCGGATGTTCCATAAGCGCGGCGTAACAGTTGTCACAACCGAGTACGAGCTTCGGTATGATCTCTACCGGCATGGATTGGATGGGGTTCTATTATAA
- a CDS encoding tyrosine-type recombinase/integrase: protein MKTLALLISDYLVAAEQQKKLSLHTIKAYRIDLQQFAEFTQGNLADTDMLREYVIHLNKNFSPRSAKRKLASIRAFYNDIWTSGIIDLNPFEKLRLCIHSPQQLPRIIPQETIETLLQCAYNKYKGDRTTLRDIVVLELLFSTGLRVSELCSLSNDNFDLKENSARLLINGKGRKERIIQLTTPELITLLHVYCDVYRKEILKGNSILYNRDGRPLSTQSVRRIITKYLRVGHISAHITPHMFRHTFATSLLEAGVDIRYIQSMLGHSSIATTQIYTHVTTQKQTLLLAEKHPRSKMSFSI from the coding sequence ATGAAGACACTGGCACTTTTAATTTCGGATTATTTAGTAGCGGCAGAACAGCAGAAGAAGCTGTCACTACATACCATAAAGGCTTATAGAATCGATTTACAACAATTTGCAGAGTTTACGCAGGGCAATCTGGCAGACACCGATATGCTTCGTGAGTATGTTATTCACCTAAACAAAAATTTTTCTCCACGTTCAGCAAAAAGAAAGTTAGCAAGCATTCGGGCCTTTTACAATGATATATGGACTTCTGGAATTATTGACCTTAATCCATTCGAAAAGCTTCGGCTTTGTATACACTCGCCCCAACAGCTTCCTCGTATCATCCCACAGGAAACAATCGAAACTCTCTTGCAATGTGCTTATAACAAATATAAGGGGGATCGAACAACATTAAGGGACATTGTTGTTCTGGAGTTGCTGTTCTCTACGGGTTTACGTGTTTCTGAGCTATGCTCATTATCCAATGATAATTTTGATCTCAAAGAAAACAGTGCTCGCCTTTTGATTAATGGAAAGGGAAGAAAAGAACGAATTATTCAGCTTACGACTCCAGAGCTGATTACCCTTTTACACGTTTATTGCGACGTATACAGAAAGGAAATCTTAAAAGGGAATTCCATATTGTATAACCGAGATGGCCGCCCGTTATCTACACAGTCAGTCCGTCGAATCATCACCAAATATTTACGAGTCGGGCACATTTCAGCACATATAACTCCTCATATGTTCCGCCATACGTTCGCCACATCACTTTTGGAAGCTGGGGTTGATATTAGATATATTCAGTCGATGTTGGGACATAGTTCCATCGCTACTACTCAGATCTACACCCATGTAACCACTCAAAAACAAACACTGCTTCTGGCAGAAAAGCACCCACGCAGCAAGATGAGTTTCTCCATCTGA
- a CDS encoding glutamate synthase-related protein has protein sequence MAKYRCSVCGYIYDEESEGAPFSALKECPVCHQPTEKFTLYKEDHGTEPVRPKTLKLEYPKEFVREDPACRYMKEIHEMAVTGKSQSAAMGTELPMPNWDDILILGAQLDPMPLEEDAPVRTTTVIGPRAKRPLILENPVYISHMSFGALSREAKVALAKGSAMAHTAMCSGEGGILPEEMQAADKYIFEYVGNLYSVTPENLRNADAIEIKIGQGTKPGMGGHLPGEKVTREISEIRNKPMGQDIVAPSRFPGIETKEDLKQLVSQLRYASDGRPIGVKIAAGRIERDLAFCVYAEPDFITIDGRGGATGSSPRLLRDSASVPTIYALHRARKYLDSIHSDISLVITGGLRVSSDFAKAIAMGADAVAIASAALIALACQQYKICGTGMCPMGIATQDPDLRARLHEDAAAQRVANFLNVSLEELKMFARITGHADLHELSVEDLCTISREISEYTDIPHA, from the coding sequence ATGGCAAAATACAGATGCAGCGTATGCGGGTATATCTATGACGAAGAGTCCGAGGGGGCTCCCTTCTCGGCCCTGAAGGAGTGCCCGGTCTGCCACCAGCCCACCGAAAAATTCACTCTTTATAAGGAGGACCACGGCACCGAGCCGGTGCGCCCCAAAACTCTCAAACTGGAATACCCAAAAGAATTTGTCCGCGAAGATCCTGCCTGCCGGTATATGAAGGAAATCCACGAAATGGCCGTGACCGGCAAAAGCCAGTCGGCCGCGATGGGCACCGAACTGCCGATGCCAAACTGGGATGACATTCTGATTTTAGGTGCCCAGCTGGACCCGATGCCGCTGGAGGAGGACGCCCCGGTGCGCACCACAACCGTCATCGGGCCGCGAGCCAAGCGTCCGCTGATCCTCGAAAATCCGGTGTACATCTCCCACATGTCCTTCGGGGCCCTCTCCCGAGAGGCGAAGGTGGCGCTGGCCAAGGGTTCCGCCATGGCCCACACTGCCATGTGTTCCGGCGAGGGCGGCATCCTGCCGGAAGAGATGCAGGCCGCCGACAAGTACATCTTTGAATATGTGGGCAACCTATACAGTGTCACGCCGGAAAACCTGAGAAACGCCGACGCCATCGAAATCAAGATCGGCCAGGGCACCAAACCCGGTATGGGCGGCCATCTGCCCGGGGAGAAGGTGACCCGGGAGATCAGCGAGATCCGCAACAAGCCGATGGGGCAGGACATCGTCGCGCCCTCCCGGTTTCCGGGCATCGAGACCAAAGAGGATCTGAAACAGCTGGTCAGCCAGCTGCGCTATGCCTCCGACGGGCGGCCCATCGGTGTGAAAATTGCCGCCGGCCGCATCGAGCGGGATCTGGCTTTCTGTGTGTACGCCGAACCGGACTTCATCACCATCGACGGCCGGGGCGGTGCCACCGGTTCCTCGCCCCGGCTGCTGCGGGATTCCGCCAGCGTTCCCACCATCTATGCGCTGCACCGGGCCAGGAAGTATCTGGACAGCATCCACTCGGATATCAGTCTGGTGATCACCGGCGGGCTGCGGGTCTCCTCCGACTTCGCCAAGGCCATCGCCATGGGGGCGGACGCCGTCGCCATTGCCTCCGCCGCGCTGATCGCCCTGGCCTGCCAGCAGTACAAGATCTGCGGCACCGGCATGTGCCCGATGGGCATTGCCACGCAAGACCCCGATTTGCGTGCCCGCCTACACGAGGATGCTGCCGCCCAGCGGGTGGCCAACTTCCTGAATGTCTCACTGGAGGAGCTCAAGATGTTCGCCCGCATCACCGGGCATGCAGATCTGCATGAACTGTCGGTGGAGGATCTGTGCACCATCAGCCGGGAGATCAGCGAGTACACCGACATTCCCCACGCTTAA
- a CDS encoding Rpn family recombination-promoting nuclease/putative transposase → MNQTELRRKYRYYDQIQQFRLIDDTFMSVVFQDVGCTQFLVRTILQDDDLTVTKVETQNSLKNLRGRSVRLDITAHDATGKIYNIEVQRKDAGALPKRARYNSAMLDANVTKPGDELENLPETYVIFITENDYFQKSLPLYHVERTIQELSKPFRDEAHIIYVNGQYRGNDPIGSVMHDFFCADPKDMNNEILADEVAKYKDTDKGVNSMCRIMEELTNESRAEGRAEGRAEGRAEGRLTNLLENVKKFMARGMSFDEVADTLELSEDDRKFVQDNL, encoded by the coding sequence ATGAACCAAACCGAACTGCGGCGCAAGTATCGCTATTATGACCAGATTCAGCAGTTCCGACTGATCGACGATACCTTCATGAGCGTCGTGTTCCAGGATGTGGGTTGCACGCAGTTCCTGGTGCGCACGATTTTGCAAGACGACGATCTGACCGTGACCAAGGTGGAGACACAGAACTCGCTCAAAAACCTGCGCGGCCGGTCGGTGCGGCTGGACATCACGGCGCACGATGCGACCGGCAAGATTTACAACATCGAAGTCCAGCGCAAAGACGCCGGCGCGCTGCCCAAGCGGGCACGGTACAACAGCGCGATGCTGGACGCCAATGTGACTAAGCCGGGCGACGAGCTGGAAAATCTGCCTGAAACGTATGTGATTTTCATCACGGAGAACGACTATTTCCAGAAATCGCTACCTCTCTATCATGTAGAGCGCACGATCCAGGAACTGTCGAAGCCGTTCCGAGATGAAGCGCATATCATCTATGTGAATGGGCAGTATAGAGGCAATGACCCGATTGGTTCGGTCATGCACGATTTCTTCTGTGCCGACCCGAAAGACATGAACAACGAAATTCTTGCCGATGAAGTGGCGAAATACAAAGACACAGACAAAGGAGTGAACAGTATGTGCCGCATTATGGAAGAACTGACGAATGAGAGCCGGGCAGAGGGGCGTGCAGAAGGGCGCGCAGAAGGACGTGCGGAAGGGCGTCTGACAAACTTGCTGGAAAATGTCAAGAAATTTATGGCGCGAGGAATGAGCTTCGATGAAGTGGCTGACACACTGGAGCTGAGTGAAGACGATAGAAAGTTTGTACAGGATAACCTGTAA
- a CDS encoding recombinase family protein: protein MTYTNQHGEQIEISQADQQWLDDAYFTALQCRLPADAKRAALEYRVSTKGQVDHDDIPMQKIACRKFAQQQGWRVVMEKAEKGVSGSKVSASKRDVIQELRTAASNREFDVLLVYMFDRLGRIESETPFVLEWFVQHGIEMWSTHEGQQRIESHGDKLMNYIRFWQAAGESEKTSMRTRDRIRQIVSSGHYAGGFVPYGYRAVNKGRVNKRDQPVKDLEIDPEEAAWVREVFEKVANEGASGYAMARMLNERGLRTRQGAKFQSVNIRRLIRHEGYTGYIITRAAKSEFMPQLQIIDDDLFAKANERMDSRCKNAADNKNAAKKSDNPCLLAGIVVCAHCGAKMSAFLHKDRYKLADGTIRENVQAKYNCYQRGQHLRPCDGQALYLAERVDAIVLGLVDQMFQQIKQEPYDRSIEQRIRQQDAELNRKKQAVEKKIQAAQHKQQKYEEEIVRCLDGQSAFSETTLARLIQQAEAEVQEAKNEYTALLKDNSSRTTVQQIRKYYDEFLGWANEFDLASIPRKRTILAQLLERVELGRGYRVRIVVRGSYQQFLAGENGDKLEMLEGA, encoded by the coding sequence ATGACTTATACAAACCAACACGGGGAACAAATCGAGATCTCCCAGGCCGACCAGCAGTGGCTGGACGATGCCTATTTTACGGCGCTGCAATGCCGCCTGCCCGCGGACGCCAAGAGGGCGGCGCTGGAATACCGGGTCTCAACCAAAGGCCAGGTCGATCACGATGACATCCCGATGCAGAAGATCGCCTGCCGCAAGTTTGCCCAGCAGCAGGGCTGGCGAGTGGTGATGGAGAAGGCGGAAAAAGGTGTGTCCGGCTCCAAGGTGTCCGCCAGCAAGCGGGATGTGATCCAGGAACTGCGAACCGCGGCCAGCAACAGGGAGTTTGATGTCCTGCTGGTCTATATGTTCGACCGGCTGGGGCGCATCGAGAGTGAGACGCCGTTTGTACTGGAATGGTTTGTCCAGCACGGCATTGAGATGTGGAGCACTCATGAGGGCCAGCAGCGGATCGAGAGCCACGGCGATAAGCTGATGAACTACATCCGCTTCTGGCAGGCGGCGGGGGAGAGCGAGAAAACATCGATGCGCACCCGCGACCGCATCCGCCAGATCGTCTCGAGCGGGCACTATGCCGGCGGCTTCGTGCCCTACGGATATCGCGCCGTAAACAAGGGCCGGGTCAACAAGCGTGACCAGCCGGTCAAGGATCTGGAGATTGATCCGGAAGAAGCCGCCTGGGTGCGGGAAGTATTTGAAAAGGTCGCCAATGAGGGTGCCAGCGGCTACGCGATGGCCCGGATGCTCAATGAGCGCGGCCTGCGCACCCGGCAGGGGGCCAAGTTCCAATCGGTCAATATCCGCCGCCTGATCCGGCATGAAGGATATACGGGCTATATCATCACGAGGGCAGCTAAGTCGGAATTTATGCCGCAGCTGCAGATCATTGATGACGATCTGTTCGCCAAGGCCAACGAGCGGATGGACAGCCGCTGCAAAAACGCGGCGGATAATAAAAACGCTGCAAAAAAGAGCGATAACCCCTGTTTGCTGGCGGGCATCGTTGTCTGCGCTCATTGTGGCGCGAAGATGTCGGCCTTCTTACATAAGGATAGATATAAGCTGGCGGACGGCACCATCAGGGAGAACGTGCAGGCCAAGTACAACTGCTACCAGCGCGGCCAGCACCTCCGGCCCTGCGATGGGCAGGCGCTGTATCTGGCCGAGAGGGTGGATGCGATCGTGCTGGGCTTGGTCGACCAGATGTTCCAGCAGATCAAACAGGAACCCTATGACCGAAGCATTGAGCAGCGCATCCGCCAGCAGGATGCCGAGCTGAACCGCAAAAAGCAGGCCGTCGAGAAGAAAATCCAGGCAGCCCAGCACAAGCAGCAGAAATACGAGGAAGAGATCGTCCGCTGTCTGGATGGGCAAAGTGCCTTCTCAGAGACTACGCTGGCCCGCCTGATCCAGCAGGCCGAAGCCGAGGTGCAGGAGGCGAAAAATGAATATACCGCGCTATTAAAGGACAATTCCAGCCGCACCACCGTTCAGCAGATCCGCAAATACTACGATGAGTTCCTCGGCTGGGCCAACGAGTTCGACCTGGCATCCATCCCGCGCAAACGCACCATTCTGGCACAGCTGCTGGAACGGGTGGAGCTGGGGAGAGGGTATCGGGTCAGGATTGTGGTGAGGGGAAGTTACCAGCAGTTCCTTGCTGGTGAAAACGGTGACAAGCTGGAAATGCTTGAAGGCGCATAA
- a CDS encoding HTH domain-containing protein, protein MDAEERRKEILHQLSLTGQETMENLAIMFGVSTRTIFRDVEHLSMNHRIRCVRGRHGGGVLYEGRRIILSQKHYQLLERLSKGLSEQDTETMKDIMDALALRGA, encoded by the coding sequence GTGGATGCAGAAGAACGCCGCAAGGAAATTCTGCATCAGCTCAGTTTGACAGGCCAGGAGACGATGGAAAATTTGGCAATAATGTTCGGCGTTTCGACACGAACGATTTTCCGAGATGTTGAACACTTGTCGATGAATCACCGTATTCGGTGTGTGCGCGGCAGGCATGGTGGCGGTGTCCTTTATGAAGGCAGACGTATCATCCTTTCGCAAAAACATTACCAGCTTCTGGAACGACTGTCAAAAGGGCTTTCAGAACAAGATACCGAAACCATGAAGGACATCATGGACGCTCTGGCCCTACGCGGTGCATGA
- a CDS encoding SIR2 family protein, translating to MPIGRAQFIAQFAKQALDSRISLFLGAGGSCDVGYPNWAALFAPLAQELQISTSESTNYYQLAQYYVNNFGSAALRQKINERINRNHYQSELLSELLNVGFNNIWTTNFDNALEMNYQKRGILTNKVFKDPDFSNVDLSKRINIFKMNGDVSNLDGIVATQSDFEAYADSHRVMLMFFKRELISNTFLFIGYSFADHLVLDCLSEITRYLGESSNYHYTIMKNDKKDPYFNYFVEDLEKRYHIRVLLVDKYEEIPAVLADLNERIRCKKVFFSGAFSAYNQSIEEYSHGFSRHVASSVLAADYRIVNGIGRRFGTHLIGYATEYLAKEGIKDIERHLIIRPFVAHDSDAEKKKRAGREKIIGQCGAAIFVFGDQDHNGQNNMSGVMEEFEIARQQHKTIIPIAYPGMVSSSIWDMVKQSITEYPYLEGKIDFLTSDYPVDKLAEIIVQILDSVSSSKY from the coding sequence ATGCCAATTGGAAGAGCTCAATTCATTGCACAATTTGCAAAGCAGGCTTTAGATAGTCGTATTTCGCTTTTTCTTGGAGCTGGTGGGTCATGTGATGTGGGCTATCCTAATTGGGCCGCTTTATTTGCTCCTCTTGCTCAGGAGCTTCAAATATCAACAAGCGAATCAACAAATTATTATCAATTGGCACAGTATTATGTTAATAATTTTGGCTCGGCTGCCCTCCGGCAGAAAATTAATGAACGGATAAACCGAAACCACTATCAAAGCGAGCTTTTAAGTGAGTTGCTCAATGTTGGGTTCAATAATATTTGGACCACAAATTTTGACAACGCATTAGAAATGAACTACCAAAAGAGAGGGATCTTAACAAATAAAGTATTCAAAGATCCAGATTTTTCAAATGTGGATTTAAGTAAAAGAATCAATATTTTCAAGATGAACGGCGATGTTTCGAATTTGGATGGTATTGTAGCCACACAAAGTGATTTTGAAGCGTATGCCGATAGTCATCGTGTGATGTTGATGTTTTTTAAGCGTGAACTCATTTCCAATACATTTCTATTCATTGGATATAGTTTTGCAGATCACCTTGTGTTGGACTGCCTAAGTGAAATCACACGATACTTAGGGGAATCCTCTAATTACCACTATACCATCATGAAGAATGACAAAAAGGACCCTTACTTTAATTACTTTGTTGAGGACTTGGAAAAGCGGTATCATATAAGAGTTCTTCTTGTTGATAAATATGAAGAAATCCCAGCTGTATTAGCAGACTTGAATGAGCGAATTCGTTGTAAAAAGGTGTTCTTTTCTGGAGCATTTAGTGCTTACAACCAGTCAATTGAAGAATACTCTCACGGATTTTCGCGTCATGTTGCGTCTTCCGTTCTTGCGGCAGATTATCGTATCGTCAATGGAATCGGTAGACGCTTTGGAACACATTTAATCGGCTATGCAACTGAATATTTGGCGAAAGAAGGAATCAAAGACATTGAGCGGCATCTGATCATTAGACCCTTTGTTGCACATGATAGTGATGCCGAAAAGAAAAAAAGAGCTGGAAGGGAAAAAATTATTGGTCAATGTGGGGCAGCAATTTTTGTATTTGGGGATCAAGATCATAACGGGCAGAATAATATGAGTGGAGTCATGGAAGAGTTTGAAATCGCACGGCAACAACATAAAACTATTATTCCGATTGCCTATCCTGGTATGGTCTCTAGTTCTATTTGGGATATGGTGAAGCAGAGTATAACGGAGTACCCCTACCTGGAAGGCAAAATTGATTTTCTTACTTCTGACTATCCGGTTGATAAACTCGCAGAAATTATTGTTCAGATTTTGGATTCCGTATCATCCTCCAAATACTGA